A genomic segment from Pyxidicoccus trucidator encodes:
- a CDS encoding FHA domain-containing protein: protein MSQLLLSALAVVCPNCDGYNPPRSAACVLCGQALGEAPSARPPALKPAGGTPRPVAPPPGRPVPVSTFPGPKGESGTPPTTPLPPSAIPPGLRPSARTPPPTAAAGLQVERPVPVGMRATAPAGGPAAPPVAARVSGSPAPVPPGPAVTRPPPPVPDSAMPSRSGIPSVGGTPPVAAPGAARPAPPAASRFGLAVISGSTRGQRYKLPVTGCVVGRQRGAILFPDDAYVSPLHATFLVKDGALFVRDESSASGVFVAVAGTEALAPKTLFSAGQRLFRFTGRLEVAPPVAGRPHVYGAPVPLGQAVYGVEEVLVGGRAGRAVVTAAPLLTIGQANCDLSFPGDEGLAGRHCELSPTPTGALLRDLSGGLGTYIRLASGVERPLRPGDRVRLGQHVLQVENLG, encoded by the coding sequence ATGTCACAGCTCCTGCTGTCCGCCCTTGCCGTGGTCTGCCCGAACTGTGACGGGTATAATCCGCCTCGCTCGGCCGCCTGTGTCCTCTGTGGGCAGGCCCTGGGGGAGGCCCCCTCCGCCCGCCCGCCTGCCCTGAAGCCGGCCGGAGGCACACCCCGTCCCGTCGCGCCGCCTCCCGGGCGTCCCGTGCCGGTGTCCACCTTCCCCGGCCCCAAGGGGGAGTCGGGCACTCCCCCCACCACTCCGCTGCCCCCGAGCGCCATCCCCCCGGGGCTGCGCCCCTCGGCGAGGACGCCTCCGCCCACCGCGGCGGCGGGACTGCAGGTGGAGCGGCCGGTTCCCGTGGGGATGCGCGCCACGGCCCCGGCCGGCGGGCCCGCGGCGCCTCCCGTGGCCGCGCGGGTGTCGGGAAGCCCGGCGCCGGTGCCTCCGGGCCCTGCCGTCACCCGGCCTCCGCCCCCGGTTCCGGACAGTGCGATGCCCTCCCGGTCGGGGATTCCCTCCGTGGGGGGGACGCCCCCCGTGGCGGCGCCTGGAGCCGCGCGCCCGGCGCCCCCGGCCGCCTCCCGCTTCGGACTGGCCGTCATCTCCGGCTCCACGCGGGGCCAGCGCTACAAGCTGCCCGTCACCGGCTGCGTCGTCGGCCGCCAGCGCGGCGCCATCCTGTTCCCGGACGACGCGTACGTGTCGCCCCTGCACGCCACCTTCCTGGTGAAGGACGGGGCCCTCTTCGTGCGCGACGAGTCGAGCGCCTCGGGCGTCTTCGTCGCCGTCGCCGGGACGGAGGCCCTCGCTCCCAAGACGCTCTTCAGCGCGGGCCAGCGGCTGTTCCGCTTCACCGGCCGGCTGGAAGTGGCGCCGCCGGTGGCGGGCCGCCCCCACGTCTACGGCGCACCCGTGCCGCTCGGGCAGGCCGTCTATGGCGTGGAGGAGGTCCTCGTGGGTGGCCGCGCGGGCCGCGCGGTGGTGACGGCGGCGCCACTGCTCACCATCGGACAGGCGAACTGTGACTTGAGCTTCCCGGGCGACGAGGGACTGGCCGGACGCCACTGCGAGCTCTCCCCCACTCCGACGGGCGCCCTGCTGAGGGACTTGTCGGGCGGGCTGGGCACGTACATCCGGCTTGCGTCGGGCGTGGAGCGCCCGCTGCGTCCGGGAGACCGCGTCCGCCTGGGCCAGCACGTGCTGCAGGTGGAGAACCTGGGCTGA